A single Micromonospora luteifusca DNA region contains:
- a CDS encoding WG repeat-containing protein, with protein MSGRYTDPWPDPNEPSWVVEPTTEWHPQFPGQRYPGDIGMPHQPPPRGRATVTGRAEVPPLAPTRPDGTYLGRSWADEPPAEPAPHSRSWVDDEPGETPTYGRPRSDERPTDASSLGRPDGADSRHYDHEPYRRPLPEPPRRDDRRSPESDRRTAWSDRRPADERGPAREAAWHRDQPTSERYDSRRPRQEPTEWDRGHPGTRPVSPAPRSDSGRVPEPDDAPRRRGTQERPAAGYERHPGDGYGVRPTRDHDGRMTDDRVSDAADPWAPVDGGTRYRADGYPDRAADDVRRPERRYRPDEGAGAAPPPNGGRRHRPEPEMPEQPRRDDERRRPDPDPHRQQPRESAARAEAYPDRRPREEVRPDAYREDGRRENVYREDRPRDNGHREDRPQPGQRPDGGLPWPPPGPLRPDRSRESDRRTEPHRTADPHRIPEPHRTPDPHRTPDPHRSAEPVVPPRPAARPERPAATPSRYEDRPVRPAATAPPAPVSAGRAVPVPPVAPERPVPPAPVSPAAPGRDRPVSSVPVSPAAPSRDRPVSSVPVSPAAPSRDRPVSAAPVSPAADVPISGPPAARLRLEYLPAPVDPPIADERSDVPSAGHRTPTEAAPAAGAHPTPPPRYPGPDNGDRPVDHRRGGDPTPDRHRVGGTPGTTAPSDHRPAPPERPFPSDRPAPSDRPQTSDRPHAPERPFAPQRPHSSEPADPTAAARPAVAPPPTWQVPDPTSAAPTSAAPAPAAPTSVAPTSAAPTSAAPTSAAPASAAPEPLVEDAGVALPLAPGTPRRYVPPPPSEGPVAPVRASEEVPGTRGPDAWFSPAQPAETDQGEPATDRQSADFTDDESTAGDPGLSTSPTTVDTDPSTSTVNVHRDLVDEPTDGSAPTDAPAPLARPTSSAPSAWADDPVDDAPATVEPGSVEGDRPISGVPAIALPHHRAEAAAEAAHQPAAARPVGDDAEPIEHDPTDDAEPHNRPPDAEDIPATAGPTDDAEPHNRPLDAEDIPATAGLTDDAEPHDRPSDVERDPSTAGPTDDWQADDWPIDAGPPAQPVTSDDDTYPPVAAAPVSAPPVSDNPAPRVPAPAAAPISAPPAPPLPAAAEPISAPPTLQAAAEPISAPPASAQPASVAPVSAPPSAAAPVSAPPTTPVPEFAAPVSAAPVSAAPVSAPPAPAEPAAVAPVSAPPISTPPAAAPPPPVAPVSAPPTPPVPVSSAAPVSAPPISTPPTSATPTSTPPASAMPTSAPPASAMPTSAPPASTVPGPRTGSGGETVPVSAPPGDAPPTTARPSLADPGDPEQVLAAYRWRLDPVTLREELTEPDDLRAIRRRLTEKLGSAIDNRARARLLSLRAVTSRILGDLDDALADGRLALTYAEATGELRRTALAQARLAHVLRWRGSFAEADQLFAQANSVELPDRLRAALHEHAGRSCYDQGRLMEACQHFEQALDLRGAGDAELLDRIRVALDAVTARAATDGFGPYRRGRDEVLDRDRPPLPERDGPLWGYTSQDDDLVIPARYAEAQPFHDGLAWVRRPDTDRWSLINLLGTTVIPPSFRAAHPFSDGLAWVVGEGGWTAIDATGAVHVAPNFAEVRPFRRGLAAVRREGWGAVDRTGRIVVPTRYHGFVTELADGQQVDGFTDEGLAVVDVAGRRGVVDRTGAVLVPPTHAMLAIHPVAFLVASGTGRWGALDRRGAALIDLVHRDRAEVLTEIDRLLTDANPVL; from the coding sequence ATGAGCGGCCGCTACACCGACCCGTGGCCGGACCCGAACGAGCCGTCCTGGGTGGTCGAACCGACCACCGAATGGCACCCCCAGTTCCCCGGCCAGCGCTACCCCGGCGACATCGGCATGCCCCACCAGCCGCCGCCGCGTGGCCGGGCGACCGTGACCGGCCGGGCCGAGGTGCCGCCGCTCGCGCCCACCCGCCCGGACGGCACCTACCTCGGCCGGTCCTGGGCCGACGAACCACCGGCAGAGCCGGCACCCCACAGCCGATCCTGGGTGGACGACGAGCCGGGCGAGACACCGACCTACGGCCGACCCAGGTCCGACGAGCGCCCGACCGACGCGTCCAGCCTCGGCCGGCCCGACGGCGCAGACTCCCGCCACTACGACCACGAGCCGTACCGCCGGCCCCTACCCGAACCGCCCCGCCGCGACGACCGCCGCTCCCCCGAGTCGGACCGGCGTACCGCCTGGTCCGACCGACGCCCCGCCGACGAGCGAGGACCGGCGCGCGAGGCCGCCTGGCACCGGGACCAACCCACTTCCGAGCGGTACGACAGCCGCCGCCCGCGACAGGAGCCGACCGAGTGGGACCGGGGCCACCCGGGCACTCGACCGGTCTCCCCCGCACCCCGGTCCGATTCCGGCCGGGTGCCGGAGCCGGACGATGCGCCGCGTCGGCGCGGCACGCAGGAACGACCGGCCGCCGGTTACGAGCGGCACCCCGGCGACGGGTACGGCGTACGACCCACCCGGGACCACGACGGCCGGATGACCGACGACCGGGTCTCCGACGCCGCCGACCCGTGGGCGCCCGTGGACGGCGGCACGCGGTACCGCGCCGACGGGTACCCGGACCGGGCCGCCGACGACGTCCGCCGCCCGGAACGGCGCTACCGCCCGGACGAGGGGGCCGGAGCGGCACCGCCCCCCAACGGTGGACGACGGCACCGGCCCGAGCCGGAGATGCCCGAACAACCCCGCCGCGACGACGAGCGGCGCCGGCCCGACCCCGACCCGCACCGGCAACAGCCCCGCGAGAGCGCGGCCCGCGCCGAGGCGTACCCGGACCGGCGTCCCCGCGAGGAGGTCCGGCCGGACGCGTACCGCGAAGACGGACGTCGCGAGAACGTGTACCGCGAGGATCGGCCTCGCGACAACGGGCACCGTGAGGATCGGCCGCAGCCCGGCCAACGGCCGGACGGAGGCCTGCCCTGGCCGCCACCGGGTCCGCTGCGCCCGGACCGCAGCCGCGAGTCGGACCGCCGCACCGAACCGCACCGCACCGCGGACCCACACCGCATCCCGGAGCCCCACCGCACGCCGGACCCGCACCGCACGCCGGACCCGCACCGCAGCGCCGAGCCGGTTGTCCCGCCGCGCCCGGCTGCCCGGCCCGAGCGACCAGCGGCCACCCCGTCCCGGTACGAGGACCGACCCGTGCGCCCAGCCGCGACGGCACCGCCGGCACCGGTCTCGGCCGGCCGCGCTGTGCCGGTCCCGCCGGTTGCCCCGGAGCGACCGGTCCCGCCGGCGCCCGTCTCCCCCGCCGCACCCGGCCGAGATCGACCGGTGTCATCGGTGCCCGTCTCCCCCGCCGCGCCCAGCCGAGACCGACCGGTGTCATCGGTGCCCGTCTCCCCCGCCGCACCCAGCCGAGACCGACCGGTGTCGGCCGCTCCGGTATCCCCTGCCGCCGACGTACCCATCTCGGGTCCACCTGCCGCACGCCTTCGGCTGGAGTACCTGCCCGCGCCAGTGGACCCGCCGATCGCCGACGAGCGCTCGGATGTCCCGTCGGCTGGGCACAGGACACCAACCGAAGCGGCACCGGCTGCCGGGGCGCACCCCACCCCACCACCGCGCTACCCCGGCCCGGACAACGGGGACCGCCCGGTGGACCATCGGCGCGGCGGGGATCCGACCCCAGACCGCCACCGGGTCGGCGGCACGCCGGGTACCACCGCGCCGAGCGACCATCGCCCGGCCCCGCCGGAGCGCCCGTTCCCGTCGGACCGACCGGCCCCGTCGGACCGACCGCAAACCTCGGACCGACCGCACGCCCCCGAACGACCGTTCGCGCCGCAGCGCCCGCACTCGTCGGAGCCGGCGGACCCGACGGCCGCGGCACGCCCGGCGGTCGCGCCGCCGCCAACCTGGCAGGTCCCGGACCCGACATCTGCGGCCCCAACGTCTGCGGCCCCGGCCCCTGCGGCCCCAACGTCTGTGGCCCCAACGTCTGCGGCTCCGACGTCTGCGGCTCCGACGTCTGCGGCTCCGGCGTCTGCGGCTCCGGAGCCTTTGGTCGAGGACGCCGGGGTGGCGCTTCCGCTGGCCCCTGGGACACCGCGCCGCTACGTACCGCCGCCGCCCTCGGAGGGGCCGGTCGCCCCCGTTCGGGCGTCGGAGGAGGTCCCGGGCACCCGTGGGCCGGACGCGTGGTTCAGCCCCGCTCAGCCGGCCGAGACCGACCAGGGCGAGCCTGCGACGGACCGGCAGTCGGCCGACTTCACCGACGACGAGTCGACGGCGGGCGACCCCGGCCTCTCCACCTCGCCGACCACTGTGGACACGGATCCGTCGACATCGACCGTCAACGTCCATCGCGACCTGGTCGACGAACCCACCGACGGGTCGGCACCGACCGACGCCCCCGCGCCGCTTGCTCGCCCGACCTCCAGCGCCCCCAGCGCCTGGGCGGACGACCCGGTCGACGATGCACCGGCAACCGTCGAGCCAGGATCGGTGGAGGGCGACCGGCCCATCTCCGGCGTGCCTGCCATCGCGCTACCGCACCACCGGGCCGAAGCCGCCGCCGAGGCCGCGCACCAGCCGGCCGCCGCTCGTCCGGTCGGAGACGACGCCGAGCCGATTGAGCACGACCCGACCGACGACGCCGAGCCGCACAACCGGCCGCCGGACGCGGAGGACATCCCGGCCACCGCAGGGCCGACGGACGACGCCGAGCCGCACAACCGGCCGCTGGACGCGGAGGACATCCCGGCCACCGCAGGGCTGACGGACGACGCCGAGCCGCACGACCGACCGTCGGATGTGGAGCGCGATCCGAGCACCGCAGGGCCGACGGACGACTGGCAAGCCGACGACTGGCCGATCGACGCCGGGCCGCCAGCCCAACCCGTGACGTCTGACGACGACACGTACCCTCCCGTCGCGGCAGCACCCGTGTCGGCCCCGCCGGTGTCCGACAACCCCGCACCGAGGGTCCCGGCACCGGCCGCCGCGCCCATCTCCGCGCCGCCAGCGCCCCCGCTGCCGGCCGCCGCAGAACCCATCTCCGCGCCGCCCACGCTGCAGGCCGCCGCAGAACCCATTTCCGCGCCACCCGCGTCGGCACAGCCAGCCTCCGTGGCACCCGTGTCCGCGCCACCGTCCGCCGCTGCCCCTGTGTCCGCCCCGCCGACCACACCGGTACCCGAGTTCGCAGCACCCGTGTCCGCAGCACCTGTCTCCGCCGCACCTGTCTCCGCGCCTCCCGCACCGGCAGAGCCGGCCGCCGTGGCACCCGTGTCCGCGCCGCCCATCTCCACGCCGCCTGCGGCCGCGCCACCGCCCCCCGTAGCACCCGTCTCCGCACCGCCGACGCCCCCCGTACCCGTGTCGTCGGCAGCGCCCGTGTCCGCGCCACCCATCTCCACGCCACCCACGTCGGCCACGCCGACATCCACACCACCCGCATCGGCCATGCCCACATCGGCGCCACCCGCGTCGGCCATGCCGACGTCCGCGCCACCCGCGTCGACCGTTCCCGGCCCGAGGACCGGCTCGGGCGGCGAGACCGTGCCCGTCTCCGCACCACCCGGCGACGCTCCGCCGACGACAGCCCGACCGTCACTGGCCGACCCGGGTGATCCGGAGCAGGTCCTCGCGGCGTACCGCTGGCGACTGGACCCGGTCACCCTGCGCGAGGAACTGACGGAGCCGGACGACCTGCGGGCCATCCGGCGGCGGCTGACCGAGAAGCTGGGCTCGGCGATCGACAACCGCGCCCGGGCCCGGCTGCTCAGCCTGCGGGCAGTGACCTCGAGGATCCTCGGCGACCTGGACGACGCGCTGGCCGATGGTCGGCTCGCCCTCACCTACGCCGAGGCCACCGGTGAGCTGCGCCGGACCGCGCTAGCCCAGGCCCGGCTGGCCCACGTGCTGCGCTGGCGCGGCAGCTTCGCCGAGGCGGACCAACTCTTCGCACAGGCCAACTCGGTCGAACTGCCGGACCGGTTGCGGGCCGCACTCCACGAGCACGCCGGGCGGTCGTGTTACGACCAGGGACGACTCATGGAGGCCTGCCAGCACTTCGAGCAGGCGCTGGATCTGCGTGGTGCGGGCGACGCCGAGCTGCTGGACCGAATCCGGGTGGCTCTCGACGCGGTCACGGCCCGAGCTGCGACGGACGGCTTCGGGCCGTACCGCCGGGGTCGGGACGAGGTGCTCGACCGTGACCGGCCCCCGCTGCCGGAGCGGGACGGGCCGCTGTGGGGTTACACCAGCCAGGACGACGACCTGGTCATCCCCGCCCGGTACGCCGAGGCGCAGCCGTTCCACGACGGGTTGGCCTGGGTCCGCCGGCCGGACACCGACCGGTGGTCGCTGATCAACCTGCTCGGTACGACGGTGATCCCGCCGTCCTTCCGGGCGGCGCACCCCTTCAGCGACGGCTTGGCCTGGGTGGTCGGCGAGGGCGGCTGGACGGCGATCGACGCGACCGGCGCGGTGCACGTCGCACCCAACTTCGCGGAGGTACGACCGTTCCGCCGCGGGCTGGCGGCCGTTCGGCGCGAGGGGTGGGGGGCGGTCGATCGGACCGGCCGGATCGTCGTGCCGACCCGCTACCACGGGTTCGTCACCGAGTTGGCCGACGGCCAGCAGGTCGACGGTTTCACCGACGAGGGACTCGCCGTGGTCGACGTGGCTGGCCGGCGGGGCGTGGTGGACCGCACCGGCGCGGTGCTGGTCCCGCCGACGCACGCGATGCTGGCCATCCACCCGGTGGCGTTCCTGGTCGCGAGCGGTACCGGGCGGTGGGGTGCCCTGGACCGGCGCGGCGCGGCGCTGATCGACCTGGTGCACCGGGATCGCGCCGAGGTGCTGACGGAGATCGATCGACTACTCACCGATGCGAACCCCGTGCTGTAA
- a CDS encoding aldo/keto reductase family protein → MEFRHLGRSGLMVSEISYGNWITHGSQVEEDAAFACVRAALDAGITTFDTADVYAGTRAEDVLGRALQNERREGLEIFTKVYWPTGPGRNDRGLSRKHIMESINGSLRRLRTDYVDLYQAHRYDTSTPLEETMEAFADVVHSGKAHYIGVSEWTAAQLRAAHPLARELHIPLVSNQPQYSMLWRVIEAEVVPASEELGIGQIVWSPMAQGVLSGKYLPGQPPPAGSRATDEKSGANFISRFMNDDVLTRVQQLKPLAEQAGLSMAQLAVAWVLQNPNVSSAIIGASRPEQVHDNVKAAGVKLDAALLKAIDDIVEPVTERDPAKTESPAQRP, encoded by the coding sequence ATGGAATTCCGACACCTGGGCCGCTCCGGCCTGATGGTCAGCGAGATCTCGTACGGCAACTGGATCACCCACGGTTCGCAGGTCGAGGAGGACGCCGCGTTCGCGTGCGTCCGGGCCGCCCTCGACGCGGGGATCACCACCTTCGACACCGCCGACGTGTACGCCGGCACCCGGGCCGAGGACGTGCTCGGCCGGGCGTTGCAGAACGAGCGCCGCGAAGGCCTGGAGATCTTCACCAAGGTCTACTGGCCGACCGGGCCGGGCCGAAACGACCGGGGCCTGTCCCGCAAGCACATCATGGAGTCGATCAACGGCTCGCTGCGGCGGCTGCGCACCGACTACGTGGACCTCTACCAGGCTCACCGCTACGACACCAGCACCCCGCTGGAAGAGACGATGGAGGCATTCGCCGACGTCGTCCACTCCGGAAAGGCGCACTACATCGGCGTCTCCGAGTGGACCGCCGCGCAGCTGCGCGCCGCCCACCCGCTCGCCCGTGAGCTGCACATCCCGCTGGTCTCCAACCAGCCGCAGTACTCGATGCTGTGGCGGGTCATCGAGGCTGAGGTCGTGCCGGCCAGCGAGGAGCTGGGCATCGGGCAGATCGTCTGGTCGCCGATGGCACAGGGCGTGCTCTCCGGCAAGTACCTGCCGGGGCAGCCGCCGCCGGCCGGTTCCCGGGCCACCGACGAGAAGTCGGGTGCGAACTTCATCTCCCGGTTCATGAACGACGACGTGCTCACCCGGGTTCAGCAGCTCAAGCCCCTCGCTGAGCAGGCCGGGCTCAGCATGGCCCAGCTCGCCGTGGCGTGGGTCCTGCAGAACCCGAACGTCTCGTCGGCGATCATCGGCGCGTCCCGCCCCGAGCAGGTGCACGACAACGTGAAGGCGGCCGGCGTGAAGCTCGACGCCGCGTTGCTCAAGGCGATCGACGACATCGTCGAGCCGGTCACCGAGCGGGACCCGGCGAAGACCGAGTCCCCCGCGCAGCGTCCCTGA
- a CDS encoding site-2 protease family protein, translating into MAYDRPGADGLVLGVPKAAFRPSPVFLGLVALFVVSGVLTWNGYGSVRFNVFLFVVSGWLVSLCLHEYAHAVVAYRAGDRDIAHRGYLTLNPLKYTHPLLSIVLPVVVVLLGGIGLPGGAVWVDRHAIPGRLRHTLVSLAGPATNVLFTLVLVAALRIGIESGGPLEFWAGVALLAFLQLTASFLNLLPVPGLDGGNMIQPWLNPQWRKMYDLFAPYGFLLLFALLWNPRIGGWFFDAVFAVGDLLGLPSWLYATGLDLIRFWQS; encoded by the coding sequence ATGGCCTACGACCGGCCGGGGGCCGACGGGCTGGTTCTCGGCGTACCGAAGGCGGCGTTCCGGCCCAGCCCGGTCTTCCTCGGCCTGGTCGCTCTCTTCGTGGTCAGTGGGGTGCTGACCTGGAACGGTTACGGCAGCGTCCGGTTCAACGTGTTCCTGTTCGTGGTGTCCGGCTGGTTGGTCTCGCTCTGCCTGCACGAGTACGCCCACGCGGTGGTCGCCTACCGGGCCGGAGACCGGGACATCGCCCACCGCGGCTACCTGACGCTCAACCCGTTGAAGTACACCCACCCGCTGCTGTCGATCGTGCTGCCGGTGGTGGTGGTGCTGCTCGGCGGCATCGGTCTGCCCGGCGGTGCGGTCTGGGTGGACCGGCACGCCATCCCGGGCCGACTACGGCACACCCTGGTCAGCCTCGCCGGCCCGGCGACCAACGTGCTGTTCACGCTGGTGCTGGTGGCGGCACTGCGGATCGGCATTGAGTCGGGTGGCCCGTTGGAGTTCTGGGCCGGGGTGGCGCTGCTCGCCTTCCTACAGCTCACCGCCAGCTTCCTGAACCTGCTGCCGGTGCCCGGCCTGGACGGCGGCAACATGATCCAACCGTGGCTCAACCCGCAGTGGCGCAAGATGTACGACCTGTTCGCCCCGTACGGTTTCCTGCTGCTCTTCGCGCTGCTGTGGAACCCGCGCATCGGCGGCTGGTTCTTCGACGCGGTCTTCGCGGTGGGTGACCTGCTCGGTCTGCCCTCGTGGCTCTACGCCACCGGCCTCGACCTGATCCGCTTCTGGCAGAGCTGA
- a CDS encoding serine/threonine-protein kinase produces the protein MLTRGVLLGDRYRLSERVATGGMGAVWRGTDVLLEREVAVKVLLPSLVADQEFTARFRAEARMLAALRHPGVVAVHDVGQAVLADGGQVDYLVMEYVEGEPLSARVRAAGRLDPATTMSVLAQAADALHTAHLAGIVHRDVKPGNLLVKADGSVVLVDFGIARSRSMAGLTAANMVLGTASYMSPEQATGQSVSAATDVYALGAVAYFCLAGQPPFHGDNPLAVALRHAQEPPPALPPGTPPAVAAVVARALEKRPADRFGSAADMAAAAADARDSTLASIPVSARPPWALAAPTPGTPSALPATPPVPTPTPPVPTPTPAAPAPSAGPTPTGRPAPIGAAAVGTPPGFAAAPVTGSGSTREDVFRERSSGRRRQLLIVAGAVALVALIAVAVVALRPGGEPGGTERPPALAGGSAAVPDDVALDDGGASTSGPPPSGTPSASRTATPAPTGSSVRTDAPTTAPDPPTTTPGSTPTGKASSRPTPTGSAAGRPNPYTAAQACGSGYQVIDSATLTGSDGHRKGRVFLMYHPGTGGNCVVTLKDTAVGAKTAASAYLEVQGRARSTDSGFFDYYAGPVRASAAGTCVKWGGATGGVSYGSGFEHCD, from the coding sequence GTGCTGACTCGGGGAGTGCTGCTCGGTGACCGGTACCGGCTGAGCGAGCGGGTGGCGACAGGTGGGATGGGCGCGGTCTGGCGCGGCACGGACGTGCTGCTGGAACGCGAGGTCGCCGTGAAGGTGCTGCTGCCGTCGCTGGTCGCCGACCAGGAATTCACCGCCCGGTTCCGGGCCGAAGCGCGGATGCTGGCCGCGCTGCGGCATCCTGGCGTGGTCGCGGTGCACGACGTCGGGCAGGCCGTGCTCGCCGACGGCGGCCAGGTCGACTACCTGGTGATGGAGTACGTCGAGGGTGAGCCGTTGTCCGCACGGGTGCGCGCGGCGGGGCGGCTGGATCCGGCCACCACCATGTCGGTGCTGGCACAGGCTGCGGACGCGCTGCACACCGCCCACCTCGCCGGCATCGTGCACCGGGACGTAAAGCCGGGCAACCTGCTGGTCAAGGCGGACGGCAGCGTGGTGCTCGTGGACTTCGGCATCGCCCGTTCCCGCAGCATGGCCGGGCTGACCGCCGCGAACATGGTGCTCGGCACCGCCTCGTACATGTCCCCCGAGCAGGCCACCGGACAGTCGGTCTCGGCCGCCACCGACGTCTACGCGCTCGGCGCAGTGGCGTACTTCTGCCTCGCCGGGCAGCCGCCCTTCCACGGCGACAACCCGCTCGCGGTGGCGCTCCGGCACGCACAGGAGCCGCCGCCGGCGCTGCCGCCGGGCACCCCACCGGCGGTCGCCGCGGTGGTCGCCCGCGCGCTGGAGAAGCGTCCGGCGGACCGGTTCGGCAGCGCCGCCGACATGGCCGCTGCCGCCGCCGATGCCCGCGACTCGACCCTGGCGAGCATCCCGGTCTCCGCCCGCCCACCGTGGGCTCTGGCCGCACCCACCCCCGGGACGCCCTCGGCCCTTCCGGCCACCCCGCCCGTCCCGACCCCCACGCCGCCCGTCCCGACCCCCACGCCGGCCGCGCCGGCGCCCTCGGCCGGGCCGACGCCGACCGGGCGACCCGCGCCGATCGGGGCCGCCGCCGTGGGCACGCCGCCAGGCTTCGCGGCCGCACCGGTGACCGGGTCGGGGTCGACCCGGGAGGACGTGTTCCGGGAGAGGTCGTCCGGCCGGCGCCGGCAACTGCTGATCGTGGCCGGCGCGGTCGCTCTCGTGGCGCTGATCGCCGTGGCCGTGGTGGCTCTGCGGCCCGGTGGGGAGCCGGGTGGGACGGAGCGTCCGCCGGCGCTCGCCGGCGGATCGGCGGCGGTCCCGGACGACGTCGCGCTCGACGACGGGGGTGCGAGCACTTCGGGCCCCCCGCCCAGCGGCACCCCGAGCGCCAGCCGCACCGCGACCCCCGCGCCGACCGGCTCCAGCGTGCGGACCGACGCGCCGACGACCGCCCCCGACCCGCCCACCACGACGCCGGGCAGCACCCCCACCGGGAAGGCCAGCAGCCGACCGACGCCCACCGGCAGCGCGGCGGGCCGGCCCAACCCGTACACGGCGGCGCAGGCGTGCGGCAGCGGCTACCAGGTGATCGACTCGGCGACGCTGACCGGCAGCGACGGCCACCGCAAGGGCCGGGTCTTCCTGATGTACCACCCGGGCACCGGCGGCAACTGCGTGGTCACCCTCAAGGACACCGCGGTCGGCGCGAAGACTGCGGCTTCGGCGTACCTGGAGGTGCAGGGTCGGGCCCGTAGCACCGACAGCGGGTTCTTCGACTACTACGCGGGGCCGGTGCGGGCCAGCGCCGCCGGGACGTGCGTGAAGTGGGGCGGTGCCACCGGCGGGGTCAGTTACGGCAGTGGGTTCGAACACTGCGACTGA
- a CDS encoding bifunctional adenosylcobinamide kinase/adenosylcobinamide-phosphate guanylyltransferase, protein MSVDGWNTVLVLGGTRSGKSEFAESLVTDAPVVRYLATAPEGDPEDTEWATRLATHRARRPGSWTTEETAAEPRRLADVLASAEPNETLLVDDLGGWVTVLLDPDHQPADDVATITELAEAVRTCSARVVLVSPEVGLSLVPTTPLGRAFTDALGAANRAVADACDAVALVVAGQPVWLKPVATTTVPAAPAPATATATASVVASGADAEPTPEVQLPDVLTHTPPVVPNQEPGNPWAAPTMALPVVATGLVIQPGMELPMPDEYAGPQAVDRLATLDVPGAGLGVLDRVVGFAAATQGTSTPQAWGSVRVLLLHGDHAGGASAGTVAGESARRAAQARAGRGALARLAAESGASLQVVDTPAAAPMEEQPALSPDQVESALRYGWRLAEQAADAGVQLLVLGACGAGTEAAAAAVLAATAGAEPPAVLGRVITDSGEIDDAAWMIRCAAVRDALHRTRRSSRGAKEILAELGGGDVAVATGVLLGATARRLPVLLDGPVGVAAGMVSRDLAGQARHWCLLADHGGHPAVRLAADVLGLTPLLDLRLDLGEGANALVALPLLRSVLALAAALPVHPSLGGDESLGGVEEPGPAPDEPEPDLTEPDFTEPDFAEPEPEGPGPASTGADEQPASGWRAG, encoded by the coding sequence ATGTCCGTAGACGGGTGGAACACGGTCCTGGTGCTCGGCGGGACCCGGTCCGGCAAGTCCGAGTTCGCCGAGTCCCTGGTCACCGACGCGCCGGTGGTCCGCTACCTCGCCACCGCGCCTGAGGGCGACCCGGAGGACACCGAGTGGGCGACCCGGTTGGCGACGCACCGCGCCCGACGGCCGGGCAGCTGGACCACCGAGGAGACCGCCGCGGAGCCACGCCGGCTGGCCGACGTGCTCGCGTCCGCCGAGCCCAACGAGACGCTGCTCGTCGACGACCTGGGTGGCTGGGTGACGGTGCTTCTCGACCCGGACCACCAGCCCGCCGACGACGTGGCGACGATCACGGAACTGGCCGAGGCGGTCCGCACCTGCTCGGCGCGGGTGGTGCTGGTGAGCCCCGAGGTGGGGCTGTCGCTGGTGCCGACCACCCCGCTGGGCCGGGCGTTCACCGACGCGCTGGGCGCGGCCAACCGCGCGGTCGCCGACGCCTGCGACGCGGTGGCGCTGGTCGTCGCCGGCCAGCCGGTCTGGCTGAAGCCGGTCGCCACCACGACCGTGCCAGCCGCTCCCGCTCCCGCGACCGCGACCGCGACCGCATCGGTCGTGGCGAGCGGGGCCGACGCCGAGCCCACCCCCGAGGTGCAGCTGCCCGACGTGCTGACCCACACGCCTCCGGTAGTCCCGAACCAGGAGCCCGGAAACCCCTGGGCGGCACCGACCATGGCGCTGCCGGTGGTGGCCACCGGGTTGGTCATCCAGCCGGGCATGGAGTTGCCGATGCCCGACGAGTACGCGGGCCCGCAGGCGGTGGACCGACTGGCCACGCTGGACGTACCGGGGGCCGGTCTGGGTGTGCTGGACCGGGTCGTCGGTTTCGCCGCCGCCACCCAGGGCACCTCGACCCCGCAGGCCTGGGGTTCGGTGCGGGTGTTGCTGCTGCACGGCGACCATGCCGGCGGGGCGTCGGCCGGCACCGTTGCCGGTGAGTCTGCGCGCCGGGCCGCACAGGCCCGCGCAGGCCGGGGCGCGTTGGCGCGGCTGGCCGCCGAGAGCGGCGCCAGCCTGCAGGTGGTGGACACTCCGGCCGCCGCTCCGATGGAGGAACAGCCGGCGCTCTCACCCGATCAGGTGGAGTCCGCGCTGCGTTACGGCTGGAGGCTGGCCGAGCAGGCCGCCGACGCGGGCGTACAACTGCTGGTGCTGGGGGCGTGCGGAGCCGGCACCGAGGCCGCGGCCGCGGCGGTGCTCGCGGCGACCGCCGGCGCGGAGCCGCCGGCCGTGCTGGGCCGGGTGATCACCGATTCGGGCGAGATCGACGACGCGGCGTGGATGATCCGCTGCGCGGCGGTACGCGACGCCCTGCACCGCACCCGCCGCTCGTCGCGCGGCGCCAAGGAAATCCTGGCCGAGTTGGGCGGCGGCGACGTGGCGGTGGCCACCGGCGTGCTGCTCGGCGCGACCGCCCGCCGGCTGCCGGTGCTGCTCGACGGGCCGGTCGGGGTGGCCGCCGGCATGGTCAGCCGCGACCTGGCCGGGCAGGCCCGGCACTGGTGCCTGCTCGCCGACCACGGCGGGCACCCGGCGGTACGGCTCGCCGCCGACGTGCTCGGTCTCACCCCGCTGCTCGACCTGCGGCTGGATCTCGGCGAGGGCGCGAACGCGCTGGTCGCGCTCCCGCTGCTGCGCTCGGTGCTGGCGCTGGCCGCCGCTCTGCCGGTCCACCCGTCGCTGGGCGGTGACGAGTCGCTCGGCGGTGTCGAGGAGCCGGGCCCGGCCCCCGACGAACCGGAGCCCGACTTGACCGAGCCAGACTTCACCGAGCCCGACTTCGCCGAGCCGGAGCCGGAGGGCCCGGGCCCGGCCAGCACCGGGGCGGACGAGCAGCCGGCGTCGGGCTGGCGTGCCGGCTGA